Part of the Citrus sinensis cultivar Valencia sweet orange chromosome 2, DVS_A1.0, whole genome shotgun sequence genome, TTACATACATGCACTACCCGCCATTAACGTTCTTCTTCCCTTTTCCAATATATACTTAAAAGCTAAAAGCTAGAGTGGGATAGAACCCTATATTGTGACTGAAGCGCCATCGATGAGCCATAGTGTCGTCGTATCCCAATCTGCTTGTTTCACCGTGTTTATATGTCTACCATGCAATCTGTTTGTCGCTGATTCCTTTGCCAGTGCACGCCCGTAAAGGTTTCGATGTCCAATGCAAGAATCCTATTCTTCCAGCTGCGTAAGTGCGGATGCCATTCCCAACCGAGGATAATTTTAGTCCTTTGTGCTTCTTGACATAAGCTGGTCGACAGTGCGAGTTCTTGGGTAGGCGAAGAACTTTCACTGAACATGTCTTGTCCAAGTTGGGAGTTGCATGTAGGTGTGAAGGAAGATCGATCATAAAATCTCCATATTCATCTGTAAATGTTTGAGTCTTTGATATTATCTTTCTATGGCTGTTATGGCAGTATACACTCACCAAAGCACctgcaaaaatttaaaattaaaccaGACTATGATGCTTGTGATTGTAAATAGgttcagattttttttccccttaattACACCTGTAAACTGtcaatttcatttcaaattctatGTAATTATctagtttttaatttcaatatataacgcaatttttttcttttaatttccagGTCTTAAAAGAGcaaattgttaaaataatgATGTGACTCGTGCATTCATGGAGTTTCATTTTTGGTATCAATGAGGACgaaccaaaatgaaaaattaactaaCCATTTGATCTAATCACTATTCACTTAAAAGGGACTTTATACTTTAAtgacataataataatataaaagcaGCTTATTGGTTTCACAGCAATTCAAGTTAAAACACAAGTTCCCACGAAACACCGTATGTGTTGCTTCATTTTGCATCAGCTTGAAAGTTATAAATTACCTAATGGCGACTTTTCACCAATACTTGCATGACGTTCGCCCTAAACCTGGAAGGTTTCTTTGATGACAAGATTTAATTGTCATTTGACAAGACGCTATGGAAATACACAGAGAATAAGTCACTTGTGAAATTGTCAATAGGATTTAACGCCACTTAATTTCTTGACTAATTGAAGTTTTGCATAATTGAGCAAAATGAACCTAgctatacacacacacacacacacatacggTTTGCTTAACATCGATCTAAATTACAAGTGGtgctaatatatatatgcatacgTATATATTTGATCTCTACAACAACAAGGGGTCGAAAAGAGGTGTAAAAATATCtacataaaatttagaattaaagcTAGCATGCAGGATCGGAATGACTgcaatttaaaatgaaaaagaaaattaataaaagaaagcaTGTATGtaggtgtgtgtgtgtgtgtgtatatatatatagagagagagagagaacatACATGCATGCAAGTGTGTGCACTAATAATCATAGCAGGTTATACTCTGTTACTGATGTTCATGTATATATAGAAAGAGAAGTTCAGAAGAATAGAAGATGATCATCAAATTAACCTCATGAAAGTGGTTATTTACCTGTAATTGGCCATGCACGGAGCTGATCATCTTGACCATGCAAACAAGCCTCACAGAGAACGGAGCCGGTGACAAGCACCGTTGACAATTTCTCCTCTCCATAACCAGCCATTTGCACCAACTCTTCTCTAGTCGACAACTCGTATGACGAGCTCATCTCCTCCTCTTCCGCCATTGAACCctcaagaagaaagatgaTTATAATCATCAAGTAACTCATCATCCTCACAAGTTTGCTGCCGCTGCCGCAAAAGTAGCTCATCTTCTTTGCGCttctagtttaattttgtttccaatAAAAATCTTTGTATTACGTAcgtgtatatatgtatatataagcTAGCTAGGTTGgtcaatatttttcatatgagaGAGAGACAACGTGTGCGTGCGTGCGTGCGTGCgtgagtatatatataaaagagagGCAATCCCACTTctggttttaatttatttatagttttaatttGCTTCTCAATCTTAGTGACATACGTAAGATTACATTCATACCCCTTGTACTTTGACTCAACAAAAGTAGGGGTTAAGCCATGAAGAAGGGGTACAGAAGTCTGAATAAATAGTAGAATTTGAAGGTGGAGGTTGGATTGGAAGTTAAAATGTAGGTAGGTAGCCTACTCTTATCGTCTGCGTCGTCTATATTGTTGTTTCTTAACataatgaatttaatgaaGCACACAAAACATTCGTTCACCAAAGCTATGaatgataattgataatatCCACAACAATATTAATGCACAAACAACATATACACACGTCTCATAAATAATCTTTATCCTTGCGGGGGAAGAACAAGCACTTTCTTCCCATTCCCATTTTCAAGCCTGCCCCAACTATCCCATCTGCAAATAACCTTTGtacaaaactttttattttctttttctatttttttattttctttgtaaggTGGGTAATCCATTTTCAGACTTTTATACCAATACTATATTAAaggtattaattaataaattcgtGTTGAAATGTCACAGATGGCAAAAGATCAAGTGGGTAGAGTAAAATTGGGGAATCACGTGGATGTGTGATCTAATTGAGTAAAGAACATTTTAACAGATATGTTGGGAGTCATGCATCTGTCCATGGCCCAATTGAAAGCATACTTTGTACCGCAATTTATATCTTTCTTGGCCGTCAAATAACGAGAAGCTagccccttttttttaaaaaatgattcactaattaacttattataaagactgaaactttggtttgtttttgttgtgcTGGATAATTAACACtgccaaaatatttaaaagcaaaaaactAATCTACATTTTGTGATGTTTGTGAGGAACATTTGTCAATTATTCGACATAATTactgaaagaaagaaattgagTTTATGTTGCTCTATTGTGGTTGGCTATATGATGGGAGACAtgtaatttcttattaaaGCTTTGTGATATATAGTTGTTATTTTGTAGAGTGTTGATCTCGCTCTATTGTTTTTCCTTTGATTATTTAAGTGTGAAGTTCAATTTTCTGCCCCGTACAATGATATAAGTTAAATTTCCTCGCTGGAGCTAGAATGAATGATAATAGTTTAATaccgttttttttttaaaattattgattactTTTTTTCCAGAATTAATCTAATGGATACTTTCTGTTGTACTTCAATCTCTTGAAGTTATAAAGGAGTGAAGTGAATTCTAGGCAAAGTAGAGACTTTCATATAGAGAAAGATAAAGAGGCAAAGGGGAGACAACTCTACCAAAGACACcttggtaaaaaaattattttcttgatgataaataatttactaCCTATTTGTTACGAAAGGGAataatggaatttttttttttcttggtttaAATAATTCGTTTGCCAAGTAGTTCttgtttctatttaaattatataaattatgtattttgttttttttttttgtcctctGCAGCCCTCTTCTTTTCTAATGATTAACTTGTAATGTATACGAACATGAGATTTTGAAACTTCAGCTGTTAAGGATGAGAACCTATTTTCATTGCACTACAAGATTGGCTATCCTCTTCCTCTGTTAGTATTATTGAAATGTAAAGTGCTCATATTAACCCATAGCTTTGAGAATTAATGTTCAGAAGACTAAGAtttgtattctttttaaagaatatatgGTGAGTCGTTTCGCTACCTACCTACCTAATACTgcaatgaatatatatatataacaatatatatagCTCCCCTTCATGTATCCTTATTATTTTGATGGTATCTGGCATGATTGAATTTCTACTTAACCAAAGAGGGTCTTGGAATTTGATGGCTTAGTGAAGCTTATTTTATATGCTATCAATGAGAGAATGAATGTACTGTTTTATGTAAATGAAATCAGCATATAATCCATGATGggatggaaataaaataaaacgaaATTATCTTTAACTTATCAGGGACAACATTGTTATATCACATTCAAGAAAGGTATATTCATTTTGATGGATGTTTATGGTTTGTAAAATAACGTAAATTGATTAGGGGTAATATGAACTTTTTCattgtaaaataacttaaattgtTAGGGTAAGAAAgttaaaaagtttaatttttttttttttaaaatttgaaagaggTAAGTATCACAGtccattttgaatttgaatgtaAGTATTTCTAACTCGTATTGGAGAGtgaaatatgtaattttttcgTATTGATTATAATATGAACGTGGATCCATCCATTAGTAATTGAATTGCAGCATGATGTAATTAACGAATACAATCCTCATTATGGATCTtaatttgcaaaaaaaaaaatcccttaATTTGTCTGGAACTGTTTGAGTTTGAAACATACCATGTGATATGTACGTACTAAATTAAACTGTGATCTTTTTGGAGCTTCACgtattaataaatcatttgcATGTTTTAGGTTGTTCCTGTTCAGTTGCGTACTTCACTGGAACTGGAAGTGGCGGAGATGGAGAACTGCTTAAATGGAATTGTTTAACCATGTTCATCTTAATTATGTCTTTCTAAGTTGTCTCTCATTATAAGGACTGTGAGAGGAAGTGCTGGTTGTGTGCTTGTTCCTTCTTCAAGCAACTTTGTTTTAAAGAAATGGAAAAGCTAGCGGATGTGGGATAGAGATTCCCTACCATATTAATTAgtagaataattaattatatttaaaggcCGCtaaacatcaattaattagGTCATCTCTTACCCTGGATTTTTTACATTACACCATGGATGAtatggtgtgtgtgtgtgtaaaataATCCactactttaatttattcaagcAAAAATATGTAGCAGTAACTAGCTAACGAAAGCCGCAAGAAGGCTGAACCGAAGCTAATTATACTCATCGGCTTCCAGTATAATCATTAATCAGCAATCAAATTCCAGAAAGAATACATACGCATGTTTGCACGTTTCCCTCGTTCGGAGCAACAGTACATTATGCcctcataatttattttaccatctagaaagagaatattttaataataataataataataaaagaatacaaGAATCCAATTCACTAGTATCATTGACGTTTTAGCTTTTCCTCATTGAGAGCAGCACTGAATTGATAGTGTGTTTAAAACAGACTTTTGATGAGAATATCATATCGGTATCCCTCTCACAGTATGATTCCAAGGGCCAATAATTAGATACTAGTGCCTTTTGAGGTCCACACTATTCAAGTAAAAGTAGTGCTTTTTATCCGAGAAAGCTGATGTGGTAGGCACGGGAGAAAATCCATGATACCCCCTCGTGTCTACTTTTGCTGAGCATATGTCAACTATGTACTTTAGAAGTTCCTGATTTTGGACATATGGCTGCGCTGCATATTCTTCCAATGGCATCCACTGTAGGCAGTTTAAAACAGTAGTGTCAGCGATGTTCACAGGCTGGTGCTAGTGCTAGTGCTGTTACGGTTGCATCTCAGAGCTAacacttttacaatattatgcCTAATGTTCGAAAGTttgaaatagaatttttacCTCAGCCGCCTCTATCTCAGATTCCTGTTTCTGGATGTCAAAGGAAAGGGGTCGCAACATGcacaaaaagaatatatctGACTTTTCAAAGAATGACTGATGGCTTTGTCTGGAAACAGTGAGAAGaacttaaatttcaaaagtgATAAGGATAGAACTTTCAGCTCTAAGAATATAgattggaaatttaaattgttttttcttcatttataaTACCATGCATTCAGGTATTTCATTACTCTGCAGTACctaaatccttttttttttcctgagaGGTACCTAACTAAAACCATCTTGAAAGCACATctgtataaataattttgtttaacaAGAGCACATTATGTTCCTTTGTCCTTCCAAAACTAGAATACCTCCTTTCCACAGACTAGTGGATGCTAAAAGAATGCAATAAGCACCTCAAATCTTTGCATCATTGCCTGACCACAATGGCACACAGGCAAGGACGTGTAAACTTCAAACTGGAATATAATAAACAACAGTGGTTTTGATTCTACATAAAAAAttcgttttaaaaaaataacataccTGAATGCAAGTACTTCAACAAATTCTGTGTCAATCTGAATAACCAAAAACCAGCAACTTTAGAATCGAAGAAGATCAGTCCAGCTCAAagagaaaacaagaaatagcttgttttcaacaaaatataatacagACGTGCCTAATTAATACTTACTGATGTTTCTTCTTTGACTTCTCTAACAGCAGCCACACAGATATCCTCCCCCTGGAATAGACAAAACTTACCTAGTTGAGAAAATATACACTACATGTTATCGGTAATGACATGCTAGTTCTGACATACATACCTCATCAACAACTCCAGTAGGAAACTTCCATATGCCTGTCCCCCGGAATCTCCCACTATTTTCTTGGACTACAAGCACCTACCATCGAAATATGCAAACCaagattttttaagaaatgaaTGAAGCCACTGTGAAAATCAAATGTATTGAGAGACCTCCAGCACAACTGTTTAGATTGAATTCAGTTCCCCTCCGAAAGAGCATGCGATAGAAAGTATTCTTTTATGAGTTTAAACCAAAAGGGTGCTcgttcaaattaaaaatgccATCAAGAAGAAAGGTTTTAGAAGAACACAAATGTGCAATTCATAAACTAAGgagaatctttttttttttttttggtttttgagggaggaaaaaaaaggcaaGGGAGTGGGTAGAGccgaaattcattttttagccCCTTAACTCCCTCAAGATTCAAACCCAAGTGACCAGCTAAATATACAGGATTTGTCTCATTTCCTACTACTGCCATAAGCCATGCATAAAATCAACGCAGGTTCAGGAACAAATTTGGACACTTGAAATGATCAACAGGTTGATTAAATCTGTTTCAGTTAGAAACCCATTGGTGCCAGACTAAGCAACATTAATAACTAGACTGTATCACTAGTGTTACAAGTGAAATTCACAGCACCGAGGGAAGCAGAGCTGTGAAAAACAGGAAAGTGGAGATGTGAAAccaaacataattaaattacacaGAAACGGAGCAACATCATTGAGTCCTAGCGGCATATGCCTTCTTGCAGCTGCAAGGAGGCTATCAGACCTGTTAAAACATGTAAGCGAGTGGAAAGCACTATCCCCTTGTATAGCCCAAAAATTGGACCAAATAAAGGGAGAAGAAAATCCCAAGACTACGAAAATGAAGGGGACGATCATTATACGTGCATAAGAGCTTCCTATTTACTTGCAATGTCCTCAACTTCACAGCAGAGAGAAAGTAAGAATCCGGAGTgctaaaattcaataatatacCTCCCTCTTTCCATTCATGACGAATGCACCAACTCCCACCCGGTGAGAGGCATTTGCAGGAAGAGTATTAGCCCCTCCAGGAATCCAATATACAagcattaaataatttggctCTGCATGGTGGAACCAAAATCCTTCCTGCACAGCAACATAACAGAACAATAGTTAATGCCCCAGTGGGACTAAACCAACTAACAAAAATGGCAGAATCAAACTTCAAAATCAGCATAAGCCGGTTAGGAgccacaaaattcaaatttgataaaacaGACAGACCTTAACTGCAGGTTCAACAAGATTGGCTAGCTCAATGGGTAGCTTGATCCAAACACCCTTTTTGGCCTACAATTACAAAACAGAATAGACAATTACATagattgaa contains:
- the LOC102610824 gene encoding nudix hydrolase 2, which gives rise to MSASVNSSSATVNKFLNGINDNYGGVVVQMNEPMDPQLFASLLKSSISHWRQQAKKGVWIKLPIELANLVEPAVKEGFWFHHAEPNYLMLVYWIPGGANTLPANASHRVGVGAFVMNGKREVLVVQENSGRFRGTGIWKFPTGVVDEGEDICVAAVREVKEETSIDTEFVEVLAFRQSHQSFFEKSDIFFLCMLRPLSFDIQKQESEIEAAEWMPLEEYAAQPYVQNQELLKYIVDICSAKVDTRGYHGFSPVPTTSAFSDKKHYFYLNSVDLKRH
- the LOC102611527 gene encoding uncharacterized protein LOC102611527, whose translation is MSYFCGSGSKLVRMMSYLMIIIIFLLEGSMAEEEEMSSSYELSTREELVQMAGYGEEKLSTVLVTGSVLCEACLHGQDDQLRAWPITGALVSVYCHNSHRKIISKTQTFTDEYGDFMIDLPSHLHATPNLDKTCSVKVLRLPKNSHCRPAYVKKHKGLKLSSVGNGIRTYAAGRIGFLHWTSKPLRACTGKGISDKQIAW